A region from the Musa acuminata AAA Group cultivar baxijiao chromosome BXJ1-10, Cavendish_Baxijiao_AAA, whole genome shotgun sequence genome encodes:
- the LOC135594933 gene encoding LYR motif-containing protein At3g19508-like, which translates to MERALRAYMEVLRLVRRLPRETRPYYAKYARENFVNYRELDDSASLDELLQRAYTHTTWVLNKYSVDQSVADKLKEICYG; encoded by the exons ATGGAGCGGGCGCTGAGGGCGTATATGGAGGTGCTGAGGCTGGTGCGGCGGCTCCCGCGGGAGACCAGGCCGTACTACGCCAAGTACGCGCGGGAGAACTTCGTCAACTACCGCGAGCTGGATGACTCCGCCTCGCTCGACGAGCTCCTGCAGCGAGCCTACACCCACACCACCTGGGTCCTCAACAAG TACTCCGTGGATCAATCGGTAGCTGACAAGCTGAAGGAGATTTGCTACGGCTGA